TACGATTTGGCGTAGAGCAATCCTCGCTCTATTCTGTCGTAACGACCGCTTCTGAAACGGGAGCAATCAATACGATGCACGATACACTGACACCGATTGGTGGAATGATAACAATCAGCAATATGATGCTGAATACCGTGTTTGGTGGTTCTGGGGTCGGTATGATGAACGTGCTGATGTATGCGATCATCTCGGTCTTCCTATCCGGTCTGATGGTAGGACGTACACCGGAATTCCTCGGTCGTAAGATTGAAGGAAAAGAGATGAAGCTGATTGCGGTCACATTGCTCATTCAGCCGCTGCTTATTTTGGCACCGACAGCATTGGCATTGACCTACTATCCAGATACAATCTCCAATCCGGGTTTCCACGGACTGACCCAAGCCCTGTACGAATTCACATCCTCTGCGGCTAACAACGGATCAGGGTTCGAGGGATTGGGCGATAATACACTATTCTGGAATATTTCAACCGGTGCGGTCATGTTTATTGCGCGCTTCTTCTCTATGGTAACGCTGCTTGCTGTTGCTGGTTCGTTGCTCGCCAAAACACCAGTTCCCGAAAGCAGTGGTACGCTGCGCACCGATCAGGCATTGTTTGGTGGCGTGTTCATCGTAATCGTAGTACTGGTTGGCGCATTGACGTTCTTCCCAGCCCTCGTACTGGGACCGATTGCGGAACAGTTAACGTTGTAACCTATCGTAGGTTTACCATGATGCCACATCGAACAAGCGATCATGTAAAATCGCTAATGGCGTAGGCACACGCATTGATATAATGATACGTCCATATTCAAGCACGTCCATATAATAGAAATAAGTGACAATCAGGTGGAGGAATCAGCAATGAAAAATCAAGCTTCCGTGATGAACCGGGAACTGATAACCAAAGCATTACAGCAGTCGTTTGTGAAATTAAACCCACTGCTTATGATTAAAAATCCGGTCATGTTCGTCGTTGAAGTCGGGCTGGTGATCAGCATTTTGCTGATCTTCGCTCCAAACGCATTTGGCGAATCGGTATCGACCGGTTTCAATATTACCGTTTCTCTGATTCTGCTGCTGACCATATTGTTCGCCAACTTTGCCGAAGCACTGGCAGAAGGACGGGGTAAGGCACAAGCCGATTCACTCAAAAAAACAAAAAAAGAAATCACTGCCCATAAAGTAGACGGTGACCGCATCATCGAAGTTCCGTCCACCGAGCTGCGCAAAGGCGATATTGTCAAAGTCACACAGGGCGAAATGATTCCCGGCGACGGGGAAGTAATCAAAGGTCTAGCATCGGTCGATGAATCTGCTATTACAGGTGAATCTGCGCCAGTAATCAAGGAAGCCGGCGGCGACTTTAGCGCTGTTACTGGTGGTACGATGGTTATCAGTGACGAAATTATTGTTCGCATCAGCAGTGATCCGGGTGAATCGTTTATGGATCGTATGATTAGTCTGGTCGAAGGCGCGGAACGTCAGAAAACGCCGAATGAGATTGCGCTCAATACTGTACTGATCAGTCTCACCATTATCTTCATGATGGTTGTTGTTACATTGCCTTTCATGGGCAAATATCTTGGTATCAATCTAGCTGTACCTGTATTGATCTCCTTGCTGGTCTGTCTGATTCCAACCACCATCGGTGGTCTGCTCTCCGCCATCGGGATTGCCGGAATGGACAGGGTTACTCGCTTCAACGTATTGGCAATGTCCGGTAAAGCCGTAGAAGCATCCGGTGACATCAATACCATTATTCTTGATAAAACCGGTACAATTACTTACGGGAACCGCATGGCGAGTGAATTCGTTCCAACCGACGGTCATACTGCCGAGGAAGTTGGACAATGGGCAGCGATCAGCTCTGCCTACGATGAGACACCAGAAGGACGTTCCGTACTGGAATTGATGAAAAAGCAAGGCTGGACATTTGATCAGGATGCACCGATTGGTGCTGAGGTGATTGAGTTCAGAGCCGAAACTCGTATGAGTGGTCTGGATTTGAAAAATGGACATAAAGTACGTAAAGGTGCTGTCGATGCGGTGCGCAACTGGGTAACGGCACAGGGCGGAACCATTCCACCATCGCTGCAAGCGAGCAATGACAAAATCGCGTCTGCTGGTGGTACGCCGCTCGCTGTTGCGGTCGATAACGAAATTTACGGATTGATTTATTTAAAAGATACCGTCAAAGCGGGCATGCGCGAGCGTTTTGAGCAGATGCGCAGCATGGGGATCAAAACGATCATGTGTACCGGGGATAACCCACTGACCGCAGCAACTATCGCTCGCGAAGCAGGGGTTGACGATTATATCGCTGAAAGTACACCGGAAGATAAAATCGCTGTTATTCGCCGTGAACAAGCGCTAGGCAAGCTAGTCGCCATGACTGGTGATGGTACGAACGATGCGCCAGCACTGGCACAAGCAGACGTAGGGATTGCCATGAACAGTGGTACAGTGGCAGCGAAAGAAGCAGCGAATATGATTGACCTTGACTCTGATCCATCGAAGATTATCGAAGTGGTTGCGATTGGGAAACAGCTGCTTATGACTCGTGGTAGTCTGACGACCTTCAGTATCGCCAATGACGTTGCCAAATATTTTGCCATTATTCCAGCGATGTTCATGGTCGCTATTCCACAAATGCAGCTGTTGAACGTGATGAATCTACATTCACCAGCTTCGGCGATCTTGTCGGCGCTGATCTTCAATGCGATCATTATTCCGATTCTGATTCCGCTGGCGATGAAAGGGGTCGCTTATAAACCGATGAGTTCTACCCGACTGCTACGTCGCAATCTATTAATGTACGGAGTGGGCGGGGTTATCGTACCGTTTATCGGGATCAAGCTGATCGACCTTATTGTTCAGTGGTTCGTCTAACTCTGATCCTATCCAGCTAACCCCAATTCGAGAGGAAGAATATATCGTGAAAAATGTATGGATAAGTCTGAGAACAACGGCGGTCTTTTTCCTAATCTGCTGTGTCGGTTACCAATTGATCGTGACTGGAATTGCCAGTGTCGCTCTGCCCAAGCAGGCGGCAGGCAGTCTCATATACAACAAAGAGAATCAGGTGGTCGGTTCGGAATTGATCGGACAGTCGTTTACCGATCCACAATATTTCCAAGGGCGTGTGTCTAGTGTGGAATACAATGCTAACGGTTCCGGTTCATCCAACCTTGCGCCCTCTAACCCGGATCTGATCAAACGGATGCAGGAGTCTATCACCACTTGGAAGCAGCAAAATCCGAATGTACCTGTTTCCCAGCTGCCAA
The DNA window shown above is from Paenibacillus sp. JQZ6Y-1 and carries:
- the kdpB gene encoding potassium-transporting ATPase subunit KdpB, producing the protein MKNQASVMNRELITKALQQSFVKLNPLLMIKNPVMFVVEVGLVISILLIFAPNAFGESVSTGFNITVSLILLLTILFANFAEALAEGRGKAQADSLKKTKKEITAHKVDGDRIIEVPSTELRKGDIVKVTQGEMIPGDGEVIKGLASVDESAITGESAPVIKEAGGDFSAVTGGTMVISDEIIVRISSDPGESFMDRMISLVEGAERQKTPNEIALNTVLISLTIIFMMVVVTLPFMGKYLGINLAVPVLISLLVCLIPTTIGGLLSAIGIAGMDRVTRFNVLAMSGKAVEASGDINTIILDKTGTITYGNRMASEFVPTDGHTAEEVGQWAAISSAYDETPEGRSVLELMKKQGWTFDQDAPIGAEVIEFRAETRMSGLDLKNGHKVRKGAVDAVRNWVTAQGGTIPPSLQASNDKIASAGGTPLAVAVDNEIYGLIYLKDTVKAGMRERFEQMRSMGIKTIMCTGDNPLTAATIAREAGVDDYIAESTPEDKIAVIRREQALGKLVAMTGDGTNDAPALAQADVGIAMNSGTVAAKEAANMIDLDSDPSKIIEVVAIGKQLLMTRGSLTTFSIANDVAKYFAIIPAMFMVAIPQMQLLNVMNLHSPASAILSALIFNAIIIPILIPLAMKGVAYKPMSSTRLLRRNLLMYGVGGVIVPFIGIKLIDLIVQWFV
- the kdpC gene encoding potassium-transporting ATPase subunit KdpC; this translates as MKNVWISLRTTAVFFLICCVGYQLIVTGIASVALPKQAAGSLIYNKENQVVGSELIGQSFTDPQYFQGRVSSVEYNANGSGSSNLAPSNPDLIKRMQESITTWKQQNPNVPVSQLPMDLITNSGSGLDPDITPQAAQAQIPRISKLTGVSEQQLQSLIAQNTTSPQLGIFGEPAVNVLKMNMALQQLRAGSGS